The sequence CACAACTTCTCATCAAACAGTCAAATGCATGCGTCTAGAAATAACATGGCAGTTAAATTGTCAGTCGATCACGTTGATTGAGAAATTTTTCCCTGGGAATCATGAATGAACTTCGCCGCATGTAGCCGCGATTAGTATTCGCAATCAGAGCCTGGCGACAGTTGCGTCGTCGTATATCGGCGAACTCCATGCTGGCTCGGTGTTAGACCTTGCAAAATGCACGGCATCTGCCACGGTGGGGAACGCGGCGAACAGGCCACCTTTGTATTCCAACAGGTTGCACTTTCTCATCATCTCGTACACAGGTCCTACAATGTGTTCAAATCGTTGCGTATCGATCGGGCCTAACATTGCTTCCGGTTTGGTCATATGGTTCCGCGACGCGATTCTACTCACCGGAACACCCGGCGATGTACACCGGTATATCGATTTCACAGTACTCGTTGATCAGGTTTCCCAGGGTCGTTGCGCCCGCCAGGTCTATGTGACTCACTGCGCTCAGGTCCAGTATCAGGGTTCTCAGCTGTGCACAATGAcaaggaaattaattttctacgaaAGTGGGTCGGCAGTTTTATGGTTTCTTCGGGCTGGTGTAATGAGGATATAGTTAACGTTGATATTCCTTCTTGTCGATttaaataatgattttattaacaagattatATTATACTGGATACTATTGTAAGATACTGGAAGATATTCTATATCGCATCTCTTACCTTCTTAACTTCCTTCAACTCGTCGTGTTTGAAGCCTCCATTAGGTTTCTTTCTCGGCGTCTGGCCAGCAATTTTATATACCTCGTCACGGAAGTGTTGCCGACAGGCGAAGTTCAAGCTGCCTGAGTAGTGAAATATTCTTATACCCGGCAGCTCTACCGTCTGAAAATACGACTTCCGTGTTAGATCTATCAGACTCGTTTCAGCCTGTACCGCCTCGAGAAATACACGATACGAAAAAGAAAATCCCCTTTAATCGAAATAGATTCCCATTTTAGCGTAACTCGAtaagaagaatatatatatataaaagaagaaaagaaaagaaaagagagactATCATTATTCCATACGCTTTTATATCTCTTGGTATCCAGATAAAGCTCAGTACCAGGTACTAGAGCGAGTGAACAGGTGTAAGGATGGATAGAAAAGAGGATTAATTTGCCGATGCAGAGCACGATTCCAATTAGAAGACCATATTCCACATCCATCAGAATTACTGATATGAATGTCACCGCCCAGATAACCCCATCAGTTTTGTCCAATTTCCAGAATCTCTTAAATTCTGTCACTTTCATTAGCATCCCCTTTAAAGCCACCACGATGATGCTGGCTAGAACACACTGTCGATGgaaatataatcttttattaGCTATTTGAAACTTACACATATAATCGATTGAATTTGTCGATTTTCAAAATTGTACAgatttttattagatttttgtatactatataattaacaatgattcaaatatttatgaattaccCGTGGCAGAGGCTCGAAGAAGGGGCCGATCCACAGTAAAACGCTAATTAGAATTCCACAGGATATTAGACTAGCTAATTGAGTTCGTCCGCCGACAGTCTGCTGGATCAGGGATCTAGAGAGCGAAGCTGTGAATGGCATGCAAGAGAAGAAGGATCCAACTAGATTTCCGACACCCTAGAAATCATTGAGAATGACGATAATTAGTTTCTTATGTAAATGAGTTGCATTATCTTTCATACAGCGTGACATTGATTGCTATCGCGCTATATTAATTCTAAAGCGGTCGCGGTGTCAGCTTCGATAGATAAAAGAGATTGACTTTGACGAATCAGGTCAAGTCTACGACatgaattatttaattgattCCTCGGTTAATTAAAATGTCAATAACAATGCATCAGATTCTAATCGTGTGACTACACACGCTATCGTTTCATGCGATGTACTTGAATGCATTTCAAGATTAATTTAATGGTTATACGatcgaatatttctatattataattCAGGCTTGGGTTATACATCAGAAATTccaattcaaatttcattcgaaatttCCAAGTTAAATATACATTCAAACCTGCGCCATTAGCTCCTGGTTCGAATCCACTTCGTAGCCGAGTTTCTGCGCGAAGATTAACGCCATGGACATGGATATAGTATAGGACACCATAGTAATGACGAAGCTATCTAATAAAATGTTCGGTACCAAAGACAATGGTGGCAAGGTCGGAGACGGCAAACTGGAAGCAATGGAAGAGAAAGTTACCATAAAGATGTTGCTTTGTTTCAATGAAACACGACACAACTATCGTGAATAATACAGTTTCGAGAAACTTGGTTACCCGACTGGTATGTcacccactatcgcgatcccatAAACTTCCGTAAGGTTTAGGTACACTGAGAGGACAGTCCCAAGCACAACCACTAGCATTTCTATAGGGATTGGAAATGGACTTATTTTCGCGAACTTTGGCTGCAAATAAAATACCATTTTTTATTGTAACTTCAGCTACCTGGCTcttttttttggaaaatattaaaactgaaattttttaaatatcgaagaGTCTTgaaatgaagtataaaaaattgagttttattaagatttataatatttcaatataatctCTAAGGTTTTTATGCTGTTAGTTAAAAGTAATATCTTAATTCGACTTTGTAAAGTACCTTTAACGCATTGTTGACAATGAGAACCAAAATGATGGAACAGGATAGCAGAAGGGCAATCCCATTGATAGATTGATAGTTGTTAAAGAAGTCCACGTAACTCTAAAACGATATTAAACAACCATAATTAGGGACTGAGCTTCTTAAGACCAAAATCTTGTTACAATGTCTTctaaataaaacaaacgaaCGCGATCATCTTACGTAAATGTCATTATCCACCATAAGGTTGTATCTCAAAAGTTCAATTCCCTTATGTAAGTGAAACACAATCGGTGAAAGTACTGTTACATTAAACGTACGttatttccttcgtttctaTTATTTGCAACTGTATTGCTGAAAGAATAGTCTAATCGTCAAAAGCAGCACGTTTTACATTCTTTTGCCAGGTGCAAATTGATCAACAAGTTACGAAGATTGCGAAGGTCTTTTGTCACTCGAAcagtttcttcttcgtttctgcGGTTTCTTTAGTTTTACCATAAAGAAAAACCACTTGAAGAAATTCAAATTAGGTTGCCTACAGAGTGGCacaagattatttaattttgagaAAGTTTCGGTTTCATACGCGacaattgaatttgaaatagCTTTTTGACTGGAAC comes from Bombus terrestris chromosome 7, iyBomTerr1.2, whole genome shotgun sequence and encodes:
- the LOC100643327 gene encoding solute carrier family 26 member 6 isoform X3 encodes the protein MTALSPELTVRRPVYQQDELNHLFKYAKPNETLLKKISMKCRKVKPMKILKNTIPLIGWLSAYKWKADLLGDIIAGITVAVMHIPQGMAYAILGNVPPIVGIYMAFFPVLVYFFLGTSRHNSMGTFALVCMMTGKVVTTYSSQGQLSKNATTENELLSSTSNRYSPVEVATAVTFAVALIQLAMYLLRLGVIASLLADSLVSGFTTSAAVHVFTSQVKDLLGLGNLPKRTGPFKLILSYVDFFNNYQSINGIALLLSCSIILVLIVNNALKPKFAKISPFPIPIEMLVVVLGTVLSVYLNLTEVYGIAIVGDIPVGLPSPTLPPLSLVPNILLDSFVITMVSYTISMSMALIFAQKLGYEVDSNQELMAQGVGNLVGSFFSCMPFTASLSRSLIQQTVGGRTQLASLISCGILISVLLWIGPFFEPLPRCVLASIIVVALKGMLMKVTEFKRFWKLDKTDGVIWAVTFISVILMDVEYGLLIGIVLCIGKLILFSIHPYTCSLALVPGTELYLDTKRYKSTVELPGIRIFHYSGSLNFACRQHFRDEVYKIAGQTPRKKPNGGFKHDELKEVKKLRTLILDLSAVSHIDLAGATTLGNLINEYCEIDIPVYIAGCSGPVYEMMRKCNLLEYKGGLFAAFPTVADAVHFARSNTEPAWSSPIYDDATVARL
- the LOC100643327 gene encoding solute carrier family 26 member 6 isoform X1 — encoded protein: MQNRVARVKILDDAISSRESSASFHDNRDDLSDEMTALSPELTVRRPVYQQDELNHLFKYAKPNETLLKKISMKCRKVKPMKILKNTIPLIGWLSAYKWKADLLGDIIAGITVAVMHIPQGMAYAILGNVPPIVGIYMAFFPVLVYFFLGTSRHNSMGTFALVCMMTGKVVTTYSSQGQLSKNATTENELLSSTSNRYSPVEVATAVTFAVALIQLAMYLLRLGVIASLLADSLVSGFTTSAAVHVFTSQVKDLLGLGNLPKRTGPFKLILSYVDFFNNYQSINGIALLLSCSIILVLIVNNALKPKFAKISPFPIPIEMLVVVLGTVLSVYLNLTEVYGIAIVGDIPVGLPSPTLPPLSLVPNILLDSFVITMVSYTISMSMALIFAQKLGYEVDSNQELMAQGVGNLVGSFFSCMPFTASLSRSLIQQTVGGRTQLASLISCGILISVLLWIGPFFEPLPRCVLASIIVVALKGMLMKVTEFKRFWKLDKTDGVIWAVTFISVILMDVEYGLLIGIVLCIGKLILFSIHPYTCSLALVPGTELYLDTKRYKSTVELPGIRIFHYSGSLNFACRQHFRDEVYKIAGQTPRKKPNGGFKHDELKEVKKLRTLILDLSAVSHIDLAGATTLGNLINEYCEIDIPVYIAGCSGPVYEMMRKCNLLEYKGGLFAAFPTVADAVHFARSNTEPAWSSPIYDDATVARL
- the LOC100643327 gene encoding solute carrier family 26 member 6 isoform X2 is translated as MTDDLSDEMTALSPELTVRRPVYQQDELNHLFKYAKPNETLLKKISMKCRKVKPMKILKNTIPLIGWLSAYKWKADLLGDIIAGITVAVMHIPQGMAYAILGNVPPIVGIYMAFFPVLVYFFLGTSRHNSMGTFALVCMMTGKVVTTYSSQGQLSKNATTENELLSSTSNRYSPVEVATAVTFAVALIQLAMYLLRLGVIASLLADSLVSGFTTSAAVHVFTSQVKDLLGLGNLPKRTGPFKLILSYVDFFNNYQSINGIALLLSCSIILVLIVNNALKPKFAKISPFPIPIEMLVVVLGTVLSVYLNLTEVYGIAIVGDIPVGLPSPTLPPLSLVPNILLDSFVITMVSYTISMSMALIFAQKLGYEVDSNQELMAQGVGNLVGSFFSCMPFTASLSRSLIQQTVGGRTQLASLISCGILISVLLWIGPFFEPLPRCVLASIIVVALKGMLMKVTEFKRFWKLDKTDGVIWAVTFISVILMDVEYGLLIGIVLCIGKLILFSIHPYTCSLALVPGTELYLDTKRYKSTVELPGIRIFHYSGSLNFACRQHFRDEVYKIAGQTPRKKPNGGFKHDELKEVKKLRTLILDLSAVSHIDLAGATTLGNLINEYCEIDIPVYIAGCSGPVYEMMRKCNLLEYKGGLFAAFPTVADAVHFARSNTEPAWSSPIYDDATVARL